From a region of the Zingiber officinale cultivar Zhangliang chromosome 4B, Zo_v1.1, whole genome shotgun sequence genome:
- the LOC121976821 gene encoding deSI-like protein At4g17486 isoform X1, producing the protein MRRKSLHNRLSFSFFFSMVSCRNMKLGSKKAWKSFMPLRLGRRSSSRFCMFPKVRSASKTTGNTPVYLNVYDLTHINGYMYWAGLGVFHTGIEVHGVEYAFGAHDYPTSGVFEVEPRQCPGFRFRKSIFMGTTCLDPLQVREFMELQSVNYNGDAYHLIMKNCNHFCKDICYKLTGNSIPKWVNRLARIGSLCNCLLPEALKITAVQHDPDSQSEDGEKRRLRSAFSCLSSISMRQRQFSTSSLLLTSPLRGCLSHWELRRSGAIALKDN; encoded by the exons ATGCGGAGGAAATCTTTACACAATcgtctctctttttctttttttttttcaatggttTCCTGCAG GAACATGAAGCTGGGTTCAAAGAAGGCTTGGAAATCTTTCATGCCTCTTCGGCTAGGCAGGAGATCCTCCTCCCGTTTTTGTATGTTCCCCAAGGTTCGATCAGCCAGTAAAACAACAGGAAACACACCAGTTTATTTGAATGTATATGACTTGACACATATAAATGGCTACATGTATTGGGCAGGCCTTGGGGTATTTCACACAGGGATTGAAG TACATGGAGTGGAATATGCATTCGGAGCACATGACTATCCAACAAGTGGAGTCTTTGAAGTTGAGCCTCGCCAATGTCCGGGCTTCAGGTTTAGGAAGTCAATATTCATGGGTACAACTTGTTTAGACCCATTGCAAGTCAGAGAGTTTATGGAACTGCAATCTGTTAATTATAATGGTGATGCATATCACCTGATTATGAAAAACTGCAACCATTTCTGCAAAGATATCTGTTACAAGTTGACCGGCAACTCAATCCCAAAATGGGTAAACCGACTTGCTAGGATAG GCTCCCTTTGCAATTgtcttttgcctgaagcccttaAGATAACTGCTGTCCAACATGATCCTGATTCCCAGAGTGAAGATGGCGAGAAAAGGAGGCTCAGAAGTGCATTCAGTTGTCTTTCTTCTATTTCTATGCGTCAAAGACAGTTCTCAACTTCTTCTCTTTTATTAACATCTCCTCTCAGAGGCTGCCTTTCACACTGGGAGTTAAGAAGATCAGGAGCTATTGCTTTAAAAGACAATTGA
- the LOC121976821 gene encoding deSI-like protein At4g17486 isoform X2, whose translation MKLGSKKAWKSFMPLRLGRRSSSRFCMFPKVRSASKTTGNTPVYLNVYDLTHINGYMYWAGLGVFHTGIEVHGVEYAFGAHDYPTSGVFEVEPRQCPGFRFRKSIFMGTTCLDPLQVREFMELQSVNYNGDAYHLIMKNCNHFCKDICYKLTGNSIPKWVNRLARIGSLCNCLLPEALKITAVQHDPDSQSEDGEKRRLRSAFSCLSSISMRQRQFSTSSLLLTSPLRGCLSHWELRRSGAIALKDN comes from the exons ATGAAGCTGGGTTCAAAGAAGGCTTGGAAATCTTTCATGCCTCTTCGGCTAGGCAGGAGATCCTCCTCCCGTTTTTGTATGTTCCCCAAGGTTCGATCAGCCAGTAAAACAACAGGAAACACACCAGTTTATTTGAATGTATATGACTTGACACATATAAATGGCTACATGTATTGGGCAGGCCTTGGGGTATTTCACACAGGGATTGAAG TACATGGAGTGGAATATGCATTCGGAGCACATGACTATCCAACAAGTGGAGTCTTTGAAGTTGAGCCTCGCCAATGTCCGGGCTTCAGGTTTAGGAAGTCAATATTCATGGGTACAACTTGTTTAGACCCATTGCAAGTCAGAGAGTTTATGGAACTGCAATCTGTTAATTATAATGGTGATGCATATCACCTGATTATGAAAAACTGCAACCATTTCTGCAAAGATATCTGTTACAAGTTGACCGGCAACTCAATCCCAAAATGGGTAAACCGACTTGCTAGGATAG GCTCCCTTTGCAATTgtcttttgcctgaagcccttaAGATAACTGCTGTCCAACATGATCCTGATTCCCAGAGTGAAGATGGCGAGAAAAGGAGGCTCAGAAGTGCATTCAGTTGTCTTTCTTCTATTTCTATGCGTCAAAGACAGTTCTCAACTTCTTCTCTTTTATTAACATCTCCTCTCAGAGGCTGCCTTTCACACTGGGAGTTAAGAAGATCAGGAGCTATTGCTTTAAAAGACAATTGA
- the LOC121976820 gene encoding myosin-9-like isoform X3 produces the protein MVVYQSDLFLDKNKDYVVAEHQDLLGASKCSFVSGLFPPLPEETSKSSKFSSIGARFKLQLQALMDTLNSTEPHYIRCVKPNNLLKPAIFENSNVMQQLRCGGVLEAIRISCAGFPTRRIFYEFLHRFGVFAPEAFVGNDEKTACRKILESKGLKGFQIGKTKVFLRAGQMAELDALRAEVLNRAAKTIQNQIRTHILQKQFIALRKAAIHVQSLWRRRLACKLYDNMRRENAAIIVQKNWQRHNSKKAYKKLQYSVLVLQSGFRFLAARNEFRFRRQTKAAIFIQAKWRCYRAHSYHKKLKRAAIVTQCRWRGRVARIELRKLKMAARETGALKEAKDKLEKAVEDLTWRLQLEKRLRTDLEEAKGQEIAKLQNSLQELQSKVDETTAMLVKEREAARKTIEEAPPVVKETTVLVQDTEKIDSLTAEVENLKASLQFEKQRADDVESKYTEERQANEEKTKKSLEDGGQILQLKETVHRLEEKLANVDSENKVFRQQALSMAPNKLLSGRTKSILQRSSENGHSINGETRSLTDSLSSSFNMRESSEIEDKPQRNLNEKQQENQELMIRCIAQDLGFSGKRPVAACITYKCLLQWRSFEVERTSVFDRIIQTIGHAIETQDNNQILAYWLSNSSTLLLLLQRTLKASGAAGMAPQRRRSSSATLFGRMTQSFRGTPQGVNLALINGSLTSGVDKLRQVEAKYPALLFKQQLTAYVEKIYGMIRDNLKKEISPLVGSCIQAPRTSRASLVKGSSRSPGTTAAQQILIAHWQGIVKSLDSFLTTLQANHVPPFLVRKVFTQIFSFINVQLFNSLLLRRECCSFSNGEFVKAGLAELEHWCYKATDEYAGSSWDELKHIRQAIGFLVIHQKPKKTLDEISHDLCPVLSVQQLYRISTMYWDDKYGTHSVSPEVISDMRVLMIEDSNNPVSTSFLLDDDSSIPFSVDDISKSMEPIDIADIEPPPLVQENSGFMFLLPRVD, from the exons ATG GTTGTGTATCAATCTGATCTTTTTCTGGACAAAAACAAGGATTATGTTGTGGCAGAACACCAAGATTTGTTGGGTGCTTCAAAATGCTCATTTGTTTCAGGCCTTTTTCCTCCTCTGCCTGAGGAAACAAGCAAGTCTTCTAAATTTTCATCAATCGGTGCTCGCTTTAAG CTACAACTGCAGGCTTTGATGGATACATTAAATTCCACAGAACCCCATTATATCAGATGTGTGAAGCCAAATAACCTTCTAAAACCTGCCATATTTGAGAATTCCAATGTCATGCAACAATTACGCTGTGGT GGTGTTCTTGAGGCTATAAGAATCAGCTGTGCTGGATTTCCTACGCGTcgtattttctatgaatttttacatCGTTTTGGTGTTTTTGCTCCAGAAGCTTTTGTTGGGAA CGATGAAAAGACAGCTTGCAGGAAGATTCTGGAAAGTAAAGGCTTGAAAGGATTTCAG ATAGGTAAAACAAAAGTTTTCCTTAGAGCCGGTCAGATGGCAGAGTTAGATGCTCTACGAGCTGAAGTTCTTAACAGAGCAGCAAAGACTATTCAAAATCAAATACGAACACATATTTTGCAGAAGCAATTTATTGCTTTACGGAAGGCTGCCATTCATGTGCAATCATTGTGGAGAA GAAGATTGGCTTGTAAGTTGTATGATAACATGAGAAGGGAGAATGCTGCAATTATAGTTCAGAAAAATTGGCAGCGACATAACTCTAAGAAGGCTTACAAAAAACTGCAATATTCAGTTCTTGTCCTACAAAGTGGTTTTAGATTTTTGGCTGCTCGGAATGAGTTTAGATTTAGGAGACAAACAAAGGCAGCAATTTTTATTCAG GCTAAATGGCGTTGTTATAGAGCTCATTCATACCACAAGAAACTAAAGAGAGCAGCAATTGTTACCCAGTGTCGATGGAGGGGAAGGGTTGCAAGGATAGAGCTTAGGAAGCTAAAAATG GCTGCACGAGAAACAGGTGCCCTCAAGGAAGCAAAGGATAAACTCGAAAAGGCAGTAGAAGATCTTACATGGCGTTTGCAGTTGGAAAAGCGTTTGCGG ACAGACTTAGAGGAAGCTAAAGGACAAGAAATTGCAAAATTACAGAACTCTTTGCAAGAACTGCAAAGTAAAGTAGATGAGACAACTGCAATGCTTGTCAAGGAACGAGAGGCAGCTAGGAAGACTATTGAGGAAGCACCTCCTGTTGTCAAGGAAACTACTGTTCTTGTGCAAGATACTGAGAAGATTGACTCCTTGACAGCTGAGGTGGAGAATTTGAAG GCTTCACTACAGTTTGAAAAACAAAGAGCTGATGATGTTGAAAGCAAATACACTGAAGAACGACAAGCAAACGAAGAAAAAACGAAGAAGTCACTTGAAGATGGAGGACAAATACTTCAACTGAAGGAAACCGTGCATAG GCTTGAAGAGAAGCTAGCAAACGTGGACTCAGAAAATAAGGTATTTCGTCAGCAGGCTTTATCCATGGCACCCAATAAATTGTTATCTGGACGCACAAAATCAATACTTCAG AGGAGTTCTGAAAATGGTCATTCTATCAATGGCGAAACTAGAAGTCTCACA GATTCCCTTAGTTCATCATTTAACATGAGGGAGAGTTCTGAAATAGAGGATAAACCACAAAGAAATCTCAATGAAAAACAACAG GAAAACCAAGAATTGATGATTAGGTGTATTGCACAAGACTTGGGATTTTCAGGAAAAAGACCTGTTGCTGCTTGTATTACTTATAAATGTCTTCTGCAATGGCGATCATTTGAAGtggagcgcacaagtgtttttgATCGTATTATTCAGACAATTGGTCATGCCATCGAG ACTCAGGATAATAATCAGATATTGGCTTATTGGCTTTCCAATTCTTCAACGTTATTGTTGCTGCTCCAACGCACATTGAAAGCAAGTGGTGCAGCAGGCATGGCACCCCAACGTCGCCGCTCATCATCGGCTACTCTTTTTGGGAGGATGACTCAA AGTTTTAGAGGTACACCACAAGGTGTGAACCTTGCGTTAATTAATGGGAGTTTGACAAGTGGAGTAGATAAATTACGCCAAGTTGAAGCAAAGTATCCTGCTCTATTATTCAAGCAACAGCTCACTGCATATGTGGAGAAAATATATGGAATGATCCGGGATAATTTGAAGAAagagatatctccattggttggTTCATGCATTCAG GCCCCACGAACATCAAGAGCTAGTCTCGTCAAAGGGTCTTCTCGTTCACCTGGAACTACTGCCGCACAACAAATTTTGATTGCTCACTGGCAAGGGATTGTTAAGAGTCTTGACAGTTTCTTGACCACGTTGCAAGCAAATCAC GTGCCTCCGTTCTTAGTTCGGAAGGTCTTTACACAGATATTCTCCTTTATAAATGTACAATTATTTAACAG TCTTCTTTTAAGGAGAGAATGCTGCTCATTTAGTAATGGTGAGTTTGTTAAAGCAGGATTAGCTGAACTGGAACATTGGTGCTACAAAGCAACTGATGAG TATGCAGGTTCGTCGTGGGATGAACTAAAGCATATAAGACAGGCTATTGGGTTCCTG GTCATCCATCAAAAGCCAAAGAAGACCTTGGATGAAATTAGCCATGACCTTTGTCCT GTACTCAGTGTGCAACAATTATATCGGATAAGTACAATGTACTGGGATGATAAATATGGAACGCATAGTGTGTCTCCTGAG GTTATATCCGACATGAGGGTGCTGATGATTGAAGATTCAAACAATCCTGTAAGCACCTCGTTCTTATTAGATGATGACTCAAG CATACCATTTTCAGTTGATGATATATCAAAGTCAATGGAACCGATTGACATTGCTGACATAGAGCCACCCCCACTTGTTCAGGAGAACTCAGGTTTCATGTTCTTGTTGCCTCGTGTTGACTAA
- the LOC121976820 gene encoding myosin-9-like isoform X1: MFPKSTHETFAQKLYQTFKTHKRFIKPKLSRTDFAINHYAGEVVYQSDLFLDKNKDYVVAEHQDLLGASKCSFVSGLFPPLPEETSKSSKFSSIGARFKLQLQALMDTLNSTEPHYIRCVKPNNLLKPAIFENSNVMQQLRCGGVLEAIRISCAGFPTRRIFYEFLHRFGVFAPEAFVGNDEKTACRKILESKGLKGFQIGKTKVFLRAGQMAELDALRAEVLNRAAKTIQNQIRTHILQKQFIALRKAAIHVQSLWRRRLACKLYDNMRRENAAIIVQKNWQRHNSKKAYKKLQYSVLVLQSGFRFLAARNEFRFRRQTKAAIFIQAKWRCYRAHSYHKKLKRAAIVTQCRWRGRVARIELRKLKMAARETGALKEAKDKLEKAVEDLTWRLQLEKRLRTDLEEAKGQEIAKLQNSLQELQSKVDETTAMLVKEREAARKTIEEAPPVVKETTVLVQDTEKIDSLTAEVENLKASLQFEKQRADDVESKYTEERQANEEKTKKSLEDGGQILQLKETVHRLEEKLANVDSENKVFRQQALSMAPNKLLSGRTKSILQRSSENGHSINGETRSLTDSLSSSFNMRESSEIEDKPQRNLNEKQQENQELMIRCIAQDLGFSGKRPVAACITYKCLLQWRSFEVERTSVFDRIIQTIGHAIETQDNNQILAYWLSNSSTLLLLLQRTLKASGAAGMAPQRRRSSSATLFGRMTQSFRGTPQGVNLALINGSLTSGVDKLRQVEAKYPALLFKQQLTAYVEKIYGMIRDNLKKEISPLVGSCIQAPRTSRASLVKGSSRSPGTTAAQQILIAHWQGIVKSLDSFLTTLQANHVPPFLVRKVFTQIFSFINVQLFNSLLLRRECCSFSNGEFVKAGLAELEHWCYKATDEYAGSSWDELKHIRQAIGFLVIHQKPKKTLDEISHDLCPVLSVQQLYRISTMYWDDKYGTHSVSPEVISDMRVLMIEDSNNPVSTSFLLDDDSSIPFSVDDISKSMEPIDIADIEPPPLVQENSGFMFLLPRVD, translated from the exons ATGTTTCCTAAATCAACACATGAAACCTTTGCACAAAAACTTTATCAGACATTTAAAACGCACAAACGCTTCATCAAGCCCAAGCTTTCACGCACTGATTTTGCAATTAATCATTATGCCGGAGAG GTTGTGTATCAATCTGATCTTTTTCTGGACAAAAACAAGGATTATGTTGTGGCAGAACACCAAGATTTGTTGGGTGCTTCAAAATGCTCATTTGTTTCAGGCCTTTTTCCTCCTCTGCCTGAGGAAACAAGCAAGTCTTCTAAATTTTCATCAATCGGTGCTCGCTTTAAG CTACAACTGCAGGCTTTGATGGATACATTAAATTCCACAGAACCCCATTATATCAGATGTGTGAAGCCAAATAACCTTCTAAAACCTGCCATATTTGAGAATTCCAATGTCATGCAACAATTACGCTGTGGT GGTGTTCTTGAGGCTATAAGAATCAGCTGTGCTGGATTTCCTACGCGTcgtattttctatgaatttttacatCGTTTTGGTGTTTTTGCTCCAGAAGCTTTTGTTGGGAA CGATGAAAAGACAGCTTGCAGGAAGATTCTGGAAAGTAAAGGCTTGAAAGGATTTCAG ATAGGTAAAACAAAAGTTTTCCTTAGAGCCGGTCAGATGGCAGAGTTAGATGCTCTACGAGCTGAAGTTCTTAACAGAGCAGCAAAGACTATTCAAAATCAAATACGAACACATATTTTGCAGAAGCAATTTATTGCTTTACGGAAGGCTGCCATTCATGTGCAATCATTGTGGAGAA GAAGATTGGCTTGTAAGTTGTATGATAACATGAGAAGGGAGAATGCTGCAATTATAGTTCAGAAAAATTGGCAGCGACATAACTCTAAGAAGGCTTACAAAAAACTGCAATATTCAGTTCTTGTCCTACAAAGTGGTTTTAGATTTTTGGCTGCTCGGAATGAGTTTAGATTTAGGAGACAAACAAAGGCAGCAATTTTTATTCAG GCTAAATGGCGTTGTTATAGAGCTCATTCATACCACAAGAAACTAAAGAGAGCAGCAATTGTTACCCAGTGTCGATGGAGGGGAAGGGTTGCAAGGATAGAGCTTAGGAAGCTAAAAATG GCTGCACGAGAAACAGGTGCCCTCAAGGAAGCAAAGGATAAACTCGAAAAGGCAGTAGAAGATCTTACATGGCGTTTGCAGTTGGAAAAGCGTTTGCGG ACAGACTTAGAGGAAGCTAAAGGACAAGAAATTGCAAAATTACAGAACTCTTTGCAAGAACTGCAAAGTAAAGTAGATGAGACAACTGCAATGCTTGTCAAGGAACGAGAGGCAGCTAGGAAGACTATTGAGGAAGCACCTCCTGTTGTCAAGGAAACTACTGTTCTTGTGCAAGATACTGAGAAGATTGACTCCTTGACAGCTGAGGTGGAGAATTTGAAG GCTTCACTACAGTTTGAAAAACAAAGAGCTGATGATGTTGAAAGCAAATACACTGAAGAACGACAAGCAAACGAAGAAAAAACGAAGAAGTCACTTGAAGATGGAGGACAAATACTTCAACTGAAGGAAACCGTGCATAG GCTTGAAGAGAAGCTAGCAAACGTGGACTCAGAAAATAAGGTATTTCGTCAGCAGGCTTTATCCATGGCACCCAATAAATTGTTATCTGGACGCACAAAATCAATACTTCAG AGGAGTTCTGAAAATGGTCATTCTATCAATGGCGAAACTAGAAGTCTCACA GATTCCCTTAGTTCATCATTTAACATGAGGGAGAGTTCTGAAATAGAGGATAAACCACAAAGAAATCTCAATGAAAAACAACAG GAAAACCAAGAATTGATGATTAGGTGTATTGCACAAGACTTGGGATTTTCAGGAAAAAGACCTGTTGCTGCTTGTATTACTTATAAATGTCTTCTGCAATGGCGATCATTTGAAGtggagcgcacaagtgtttttgATCGTATTATTCAGACAATTGGTCATGCCATCGAG ACTCAGGATAATAATCAGATATTGGCTTATTGGCTTTCCAATTCTTCAACGTTATTGTTGCTGCTCCAACGCACATTGAAAGCAAGTGGTGCAGCAGGCATGGCACCCCAACGTCGCCGCTCATCATCGGCTACTCTTTTTGGGAGGATGACTCAA AGTTTTAGAGGTACACCACAAGGTGTGAACCTTGCGTTAATTAATGGGAGTTTGACAAGTGGAGTAGATAAATTACGCCAAGTTGAAGCAAAGTATCCTGCTCTATTATTCAAGCAACAGCTCACTGCATATGTGGAGAAAATATATGGAATGATCCGGGATAATTTGAAGAAagagatatctccattggttggTTCATGCATTCAG GCCCCACGAACATCAAGAGCTAGTCTCGTCAAAGGGTCTTCTCGTTCACCTGGAACTACTGCCGCACAACAAATTTTGATTGCTCACTGGCAAGGGATTGTTAAGAGTCTTGACAGTTTCTTGACCACGTTGCAAGCAAATCAC GTGCCTCCGTTCTTAGTTCGGAAGGTCTTTACACAGATATTCTCCTTTATAAATGTACAATTATTTAACAG TCTTCTTTTAAGGAGAGAATGCTGCTCATTTAGTAATGGTGAGTTTGTTAAAGCAGGATTAGCTGAACTGGAACATTGGTGCTACAAAGCAACTGATGAG TATGCAGGTTCGTCGTGGGATGAACTAAAGCATATAAGACAGGCTATTGGGTTCCTG GTCATCCATCAAAAGCCAAAGAAGACCTTGGATGAAATTAGCCATGACCTTTGTCCT GTACTCAGTGTGCAACAATTATATCGGATAAGTACAATGTACTGGGATGATAAATATGGAACGCATAGTGTGTCTCCTGAG GTTATATCCGACATGAGGGTGCTGATGATTGAAGATTCAAACAATCCTGTAAGCACCTCGTTCTTATTAGATGATGACTCAAG CATACCATTTTCAGTTGATGATATATCAAAGTCAATGGAACCGATTGACATTGCTGACATAGAGCCACCCCCACTTGTTCAGGAGAACTCAGGTTTCATGTTCTTGTTGCCTCGTGTTGACTAA
- the LOC121976820 gene encoding myosin-9-like isoform X2, with amino-acid sequence MFPKSTHETFAQKLYQTFKTHKRFIKPKLSRTDFAINHYAGEVVYQSDLFLDKNKDYVVAEHQDLLGASKCSFVSGLFPPLPEETSKSSKFSSIGARFKLQLQALMDTLNSTEPHYIRCVKPNNLLKPAIFENSNVMQQLRCGGVLEAIRISCAGFPTRRIFYEFLHRFGVFAPEAFVGNDEKTACRKILESKGLKGFQIGKTKVFLRAGQMAELDALRAEVLNRAAKTIQNQIRTHILQKQFIALRKAAIHVQSLWRRRLACKLYDNMRRENAAIIVQKNWQRHNSKKAYKKLQYSVLVLQSGFRFLAARNEFRFRRQTKAAIFIQAKWRCYRAHSYHKKLKRAAIVTQCRWRGRVARIELRKLKMAARETGALKEAKDKLEKAVEDLTWRLQLEKRLRTDLEEAKGQEIAKLQNSLQELQSKVDETTAMLVKEREAARKTIEEAPPVVKETTVLVQDTEKIDSLTAEVENLKASLQFEKQRADDVESKYTEERQANEEKTKKSLEDGGQILQLKETVHRLEEKLANVDSENKVFRQQALSMAPNKLLSGRTKSILQRSSENGHSINGETRSLTDSLSSSFNMRESSEIEDKPQRNLNEKQQENQELMIRCIAQDLGFSGKRPVAACITYKCLLQWRSFEVERTSVFDRIIQTIGHAIEDNNQILAYWLSNSSTLLLLLQRTLKASGAAGMAPQRRRSSSATLFGRMTQSFRGTPQGVNLALINGSLTSGVDKLRQVEAKYPALLFKQQLTAYVEKIYGMIRDNLKKEISPLVGSCIQAPRTSRASLVKGSSRSPGTTAAQQILIAHWQGIVKSLDSFLTTLQANHVPPFLVRKVFTQIFSFINVQLFNSLLLRRECCSFSNGEFVKAGLAELEHWCYKATDEYAGSSWDELKHIRQAIGFLVIHQKPKKTLDEISHDLCPVLSVQQLYRISTMYWDDKYGTHSVSPEVISDMRVLMIEDSNNPVSTSFLLDDDSSIPFSVDDISKSMEPIDIADIEPPPLVQENSGFMFLLPRVD; translated from the exons ATGTTTCCTAAATCAACACATGAAACCTTTGCACAAAAACTTTATCAGACATTTAAAACGCACAAACGCTTCATCAAGCCCAAGCTTTCACGCACTGATTTTGCAATTAATCATTATGCCGGAGAG GTTGTGTATCAATCTGATCTTTTTCTGGACAAAAACAAGGATTATGTTGTGGCAGAACACCAAGATTTGTTGGGTGCTTCAAAATGCTCATTTGTTTCAGGCCTTTTTCCTCCTCTGCCTGAGGAAACAAGCAAGTCTTCTAAATTTTCATCAATCGGTGCTCGCTTTAAG CTACAACTGCAGGCTTTGATGGATACATTAAATTCCACAGAACCCCATTATATCAGATGTGTGAAGCCAAATAACCTTCTAAAACCTGCCATATTTGAGAATTCCAATGTCATGCAACAATTACGCTGTGGT GGTGTTCTTGAGGCTATAAGAATCAGCTGTGCTGGATTTCCTACGCGTcgtattttctatgaatttttacatCGTTTTGGTGTTTTTGCTCCAGAAGCTTTTGTTGGGAA CGATGAAAAGACAGCTTGCAGGAAGATTCTGGAAAGTAAAGGCTTGAAAGGATTTCAG ATAGGTAAAACAAAAGTTTTCCTTAGAGCCGGTCAGATGGCAGAGTTAGATGCTCTACGAGCTGAAGTTCTTAACAGAGCAGCAAAGACTATTCAAAATCAAATACGAACACATATTTTGCAGAAGCAATTTATTGCTTTACGGAAGGCTGCCATTCATGTGCAATCATTGTGGAGAA GAAGATTGGCTTGTAAGTTGTATGATAACATGAGAAGGGAGAATGCTGCAATTATAGTTCAGAAAAATTGGCAGCGACATAACTCTAAGAAGGCTTACAAAAAACTGCAATATTCAGTTCTTGTCCTACAAAGTGGTTTTAGATTTTTGGCTGCTCGGAATGAGTTTAGATTTAGGAGACAAACAAAGGCAGCAATTTTTATTCAG GCTAAATGGCGTTGTTATAGAGCTCATTCATACCACAAGAAACTAAAGAGAGCAGCAATTGTTACCCAGTGTCGATGGAGGGGAAGGGTTGCAAGGATAGAGCTTAGGAAGCTAAAAATG GCTGCACGAGAAACAGGTGCCCTCAAGGAAGCAAAGGATAAACTCGAAAAGGCAGTAGAAGATCTTACATGGCGTTTGCAGTTGGAAAAGCGTTTGCGG ACAGACTTAGAGGAAGCTAAAGGACAAGAAATTGCAAAATTACAGAACTCTTTGCAAGAACTGCAAAGTAAAGTAGATGAGACAACTGCAATGCTTGTCAAGGAACGAGAGGCAGCTAGGAAGACTATTGAGGAAGCACCTCCTGTTGTCAAGGAAACTACTGTTCTTGTGCAAGATACTGAGAAGATTGACTCCTTGACAGCTGAGGTGGAGAATTTGAAG GCTTCACTACAGTTTGAAAAACAAAGAGCTGATGATGTTGAAAGCAAATACACTGAAGAACGACAAGCAAACGAAGAAAAAACGAAGAAGTCACTTGAAGATGGAGGACAAATACTTCAACTGAAGGAAACCGTGCATAG GCTTGAAGAGAAGCTAGCAAACGTGGACTCAGAAAATAAGGTATTTCGTCAGCAGGCTTTATCCATGGCACCCAATAAATTGTTATCTGGACGCACAAAATCAATACTTCAG AGGAGTTCTGAAAATGGTCATTCTATCAATGGCGAAACTAGAAGTCTCACA GATTCCCTTAGTTCATCATTTAACATGAGGGAGAGTTCTGAAATAGAGGATAAACCACAAAGAAATCTCAATGAAAAACAACAG GAAAACCAAGAATTGATGATTAGGTGTATTGCACAAGACTTGGGATTTTCAGGAAAAAGACCTGTTGCTGCTTGTATTACTTATAAATGTCTTCTGCAATGGCGATCATTTGAAGtggagcgcacaagtgtttttgATCGTATTATTCAGACAATTGGTCATGCCATCGAG GATAATAATCAGATATTGGCTTATTGGCTTTCCAATTCTTCAACGTTATTGTTGCTGCTCCAACGCACATTGAAAGCAAGTGGTGCAGCAGGCATGGCACCCCAACGTCGCCGCTCATCATCGGCTACTCTTTTTGGGAGGATGACTCAA AGTTTTAGAGGTACACCACAAGGTGTGAACCTTGCGTTAATTAATGGGAGTTTGACAAGTGGAGTAGATAAATTACGCCAAGTTGAAGCAAAGTATCCTGCTCTATTATTCAAGCAACAGCTCACTGCATATGTGGAGAAAATATATGGAATGATCCGGGATAATTTGAAGAAagagatatctccattggttggTTCATGCATTCAG GCCCCACGAACATCAAGAGCTAGTCTCGTCAAAGGGTCTTCTCGTTCACCTGGAACTACTGCCGCACAACAAATTTTGATTGCTCACTGGCAAGGGATTGTTAAGAGTCTTGACAGTTTCTTGACCACGTTGCAAGCAAATCAC GTGCCTCCGTTCTTAGTTCGGAAGGTCTTTACACAGATATTCTCCTTTATAAATGTACAATTATTTAACAG TCTTCTTTTAAGGAGAGAATGCTGCTCATTTAGTAATGGTGAGTTTGTTAAAGCAGGATTAGCTGAACTGGAACATTGGTGCTACAAAGCAACTGATGAG TATGCAGGTTCGTCGTGGGATGAACTAAAGCATATAAGACAGGCTATTGGGTTCCTG GTCATCCATCAAAAGCCAAAGAAGACCTTGGATGAAATTAGCCATGACCTTTGTCCT GTACTCAGTGTGCAACAATTATATCGGATAAGTACAATGTACTGGGATGATAAATATGGAACGCATAGTGTGTCTCCTGAG GTTATATCCGACATGAGGGTGCTGATGATTGAAGATTCAAACAATCCTGTAAGCACCTCGTTCTTATTAGATGATGACTCAAG CATACCATTTTCAGTTGATGATATATCAAAGTCAATGGAACCGATTGACATTGCTGACATAGAGCCACCCCCACTTGTTCAGGAGAACTCAGGTTTCATGTTCTTGTTGCCTCGTGTTGACTAA